A stretch of the Acyrthosiphon pisum isolate AL4f chromosome A2, pea_aphid_22Mar2018_4r6ur, whole genome shotgun sequence genome encodes the following:
- the LOC100569064 gene encoding uncharacterized protein LOC100569064 isoform X2 gives MTGIKKIKTVSNNENSDKIVLQKAKKSNSKHKGLMNASNRLNIMKDQVQAACIKLNEEEQCTAEIIEENSSNLPDKDDKETTYFRDSGRRKSKRLSKRRKIESVGYEEELGTAEIIEESSSNLPDKDGNETAKLEKVQLTMKCLVHLKDYYKMESPNIIETMESEMKQCTETTTEYSSNLPDKNEDCISPVSLESAEYRKPKSFKKNKKMESVGYEEEQGISKTILENSSTLPDTDDNEGSIHEKPKAKKVTFNKLRRIKKFSSKSHFKSNSNNKKEKDASENKPESRKTKSINKTDTLGMSSSNTEMKSVGYEEERCTAEIIEENSSNLPDKDDNETTYFRDSGRRKSKRFTKRIKKESVGYEEEEGTAEIIEEIPSNSPDKDCNKTAWQNILKTTEMESVGYEQEQATSETTLENSSILLDIDDEEIILTESATLEIIQNMNISSNLEKLENTMKSQNTKIINEMKQCTETTTEYSSILPNTDDNETILTESAKLEMECSSNFNSKIKRKLSKVEVIVEVLQDYLKRFKSS, from the exons ATGACggggattaaaaaaataaaaacagtttccAACAACGAAAATTCTGATAAAATTGTGCTGCAAAaagcaaaaaaatcaaattcaaaacacAAAGGTCTAATGAATGCATCGAATCgtcttaatattatgaaag atcaggtacaagcagcATGCATAAAATTGAACGAAGAGGAACAATGTACTGCAGAAATAATTGAAGAAAACTCATCAAATTTACCAGATAAAGATGACAAGGAAACAAca tattttagagATTCAGGGCGTAGAAAATCCAAAAGGTTAAGCAAACGCAGAAAAATAGAATCAGTTGGGTATGAAGAGGAACTAGGTACTGCAGAAATAATTGAAGAAAGCTCATCAAATTTACCAGATAAAGATGGCAATGAAACAgca aaacttGAAAAAGTACAGCTGACTATGAAATGTTTGGTAcatttaaaagattattataaaatggaaaGTCCAAACATAATTGAAACAATGGAGTCAGAAATGAAACAATGTACTGAAACAACAACTGAATACTCATCTAATTTACCCGATAAAAATGAAGATTGTATTTCACCTGTT tCTTTGGAAAGTGCAGAATACAGAAAACCTAAAAgctttaagaaaaacaaaaaaatggaaTCAGTTGGGTATGAAGAGGAACAAggtatttcaaaaacaattctAGAAAACTCGTCAACGTTACCAGATACAGATGACAATGAAGGATCGATACACGAAAAACCCAAAGCCAAAAAAGTTACTTTCAATAAACTTCGacgcataaaaaaatttagttcaaAAAGTCACTTCAAatcaaatagtaataataagaaAG AAAAAGATGCCAGTGAAAATAAACCTGAATCGAGAAaaactaaaagtataaataaaacagaTACGTTGGGTATGAGTTCTTCAAACACAGAAATGAAATCAGTTGGGTATGAAGAGGAACGATGTACTGCAGAAATAATTGAAGAAAACTCATCAAATTTACCAGATAAAGATGACAATGAAACAAca tattttagagATTCAGGACGTAGAAAATCCAAAAGGTTTaccaaacgaataaaaaaagaatcagTTGGGTATGAAGAGGAAGAAGGTACTGCAGAAATAATTGAAGAAATCCCATCAAATTCACCAGATAAAGATTGCAATAAAACAGcc tggcaaaatattttgaaaaccacAGAAATGGAATCAGTTGGGTATGAACAGGAACAAGCTACTTCAGAAACAACTCTAGAAAACTCATCAATTTTACTAGATATAGATGACGAAGAAATAATACTTACTGAAAGTGCT ACACTTGAAATAATACAGAATATGAATATTTCGagcaatttagaaaaattagaaaatacaatgaaaagtcaaaacacaaaaattataaatgaaatgaaACAATGCACTGAAACAACAACTGAATACTCATCAATTTTACCAAATACAGATGACAATGAAACAATACTTACTGAAAGTGCA AAACTTGAAATGGAATGTTCATCAAATTTCAATAGTAAGATCAAAAGAAAATTATCTAAAGTTGAAGTTATAGTTGAAGTACTACAGGATTATCTAAAACGTTTTAAgtcttcataa
- the LOC100569064 gene encoding transcriptional regulator ATRX-like isoform X1, with amino-acid sequence MTGIKKIKTVSNNENSDKIVLQKAKKSNSKHKGLMNASNRLNIMKDQVQAACIKLNEEEQCTAEIIEENSSNLPDKDDKETTYFRDSGRRKSKRLSKRRKIESVGYEEELGTAEIIEESSSNLPDKDGNETAKLEKVQLTMKCLVHLKDYYKMESPNIIETMESEMKQCTETTTEYSSNLPDKNEDCISPVSLESAEYRKPKSFKKNKKMESVGYEEEQGISKTILENSSTLPDTDDNEGSIHEKPKAKKVTFNKLRRIKKFSSKSHFKSNSNNKKEKDASENKPESRKTKSINKTDTLGMSSSNTEMKSVGYEEERCTAEIIEENSSNLPDKDDNETTYFRDSGRRKSKRFTKRIKKESVGYEEEEGTTEIIKESSSNSPDKDGNKTACQNILKTTEMESVGYEDEQCTVEIIEENSSNLPDKYDNETPYFRDSGRRKSKRFTKRIKKESVGYEEEEGTAEIIEEIPSNSPDKDCNKTAWQNILKTTEMESVGYEQEQATSETTLENSSILLDIDDEEIILTESATLEIIQNMNISSNLEKLENTMKSQNTKIINEMKQCTETTTEYSSILPNTDDNETILTESAKLEMECSSNFNSKIKRKLSKVEVIVEVLQDYLKRFKSS; translated from the exons ATGACggggattaaaaaaataaaaacagtttccAACAACGAAAATTCTGATAAAATTGTGCTGCAAAaagcaaaaaaatcaaattcaaaacacAAAGGTCTAATGAATGCATCGAATCgtcttaatattatgaaag atcaggtacaagcagcATGCATAAAATTGAACGAAGAGGAACAATGTACTGCAGAAATAATTGAAGAAAACTCATCAAATTTACCAGATAAAGATGACAAGGAAACAAca tattttagagATTCAGGGCGTAGAAAATCCAAAAGGTTAAGCAAACGCAGAAAAATAGAATCAGTTGGGTATGAAGAGGAACTAGGTACTGCAGAAATAATTGAAGAAAGCTCATCAAATTTACCAGATAAAGATGGCAATGAAACAgca aaacttGAAAAAGTACAGCTGACTATGAAATGTTTGGTAcatttaaaagattattataaaatggaaaGTCCAAACATAATTGAAACAATGGAGTCAGAAATGAAACAATGTACTGAAACAACAACTGAATACTCATCTAATTTACCCGATAAAAATGAAGATTGTATTTCACCTGTT tCTTTGGAAAGTGCAGAATACAGAAAACCTAAAAgctttaagaaaaacaaaaaaatggaaTCAGTTGGGTATGAAGAGGAACAAggtatttcaaaaacaattctAGAAAACTCGTCAACGTTACCAGATACAGATGACAATGAAGGATCGATACACGAAAAACCCAAAGCCAAAAAAGTTACTTTCAATAAACTTCGacgcataaaaaaatttagttcaaAAAGTCACTTCAAatcaaatagtaataataagaaAG AAAAAGATGCCAGTGAAAATAAACCTGAATCGAGAAaaactaaaagtataaataaaacagaTACGTTGGGTATGAGTTCTTCAAACACAGAAATGAAATCAGTTGGGTATGAAGAGGAACGATGTACTGCAGAAATAATTGAAGAAAACTCATCAAATTTACCAGATAAAGATGACAATGAAACAAca tattttagagATTCAGGGCGTAGAAAATCCAAAAGGTTTACCAAACGCATAAAAAAAGAATCAGTTGGGTATGAAGAGGAAGAAGGTACTAcagaaataattaaagaaaGCTCATCAAATTCACCAGATAAAGATGGAAATAAAACAGca tgccaaaatattttgaaaaccacAGAAATGGAATCAGTTGGGTATGAAGATGAACAGTGTACTGTAGAAATAATTGAAGAAAACTCATCAAATTTACCAGATAAATATGACAATGAAACACca tattttagagATTCAGGACGTAGAAAATCCAAAAGGTTTaccaaacgaataaaaaaagaatcagTTGGGTATGAAGAGGAAGAAGGTACTGCAGAAATAATTGAAGAAATCCCATCAAATTCACCAGATAAAGATTGCAATAAAACAGcc tggcaaaatattttgaaaaccacAGAAATGGAATCAGTTGGGTATGAACAGGAACAAGCTACTTCAGAAACAACTCTAGAAAACTCATCAATTTTACTAGATATAGATGACGAAGAAATAATACTTACTGAAAGTGCT ACACTTGAAATAATACAGAATATGAATATTTCGagcaatttagaaaaattagaaaatacaatgaaaagtcaaaacacaaaaattataaatgaaatgaaACAATGCACTGAAACAACAACTGAATACTCATCAATTTTACCAAATACAGATGACAATGAAACAATACTTACTGAAAGTGCA AAACTTGAAATGGAATGTTCATCAAATTTCAATAGTAAGATCAAAAGAAAATTATCTAAAGTTGAAGTTATAGTTGAAGTACTACAGGATTATCTAAAACGTTTTAAgtcttcataa
- the LOC115034166 gene encoding LOW QUALITY PROTEIN: zinc finger MYM-type protein 1-like (The sequence of the model RefSeq protein was modified relative to this genomic sequence to represent the inferred CDS: deleted 2 bases in 1 codon), translated as MDDVLKERLLRKTWTPNSFSDLYIQITKDKQRHFQKSWLDEFKWLAYSKSLNGAFCKNCVLFGPVSSVGKGSNLKVGQLVLKPFQNWKSAKHVFSTHSNLQYHKLAMIKSSNFLLTFDGKKDAVDFQVHKQMKKENIENKQKLYAIIETIIFCGRQELPYRGHKDYGRLSLNEPENNDGNFRALLRFRARSGDDILKSHILSSGAKQMYTSPLIQNEIITLIGSIIQNFIINRVKKSIFFTVLADETSDVQGIEQFSLCLRYVDDELNEVREDFLKFVPVTDVSGKGLADTIKKELMYFGLDLKNLRGQGYDGAAAMSGAFNGVQALILKEYPSAIYTHCLSHSLNLVLNDSSKLQTIRNTIGTIREVSTFLRASVRRTNILKSKLIKYNLKSSRLMNYCDTRWVERHEAIALFKDNMLPIIASLEQIMTDNKYDGSMARSFHKKMCDLNLLSLCLLLTNC; from the exons ATGGATGATGTACTTAAAGAAAGGCTTTTGAGAAAAACATGGACTCCAAATTCTTTTTCTGACTTATACATTCAGATAACGAAAGATAAGCAGCGGCATTTTCAAAAATCTTGGTTGGATGAGTTTAAGTGGCTGGCATATTCAAAATCTTTAAATGGAGCTTTTTGTAAGAACTGTGTTTTATTTGGTCCAGTAAGTTCTGTTGGTAAAGGTTCAAATCTAAAAGTTGGGCAACTTGTATTAAAACCATTTCAAAATTGGAAATCCGCCAAACATGTTTTTTCAACACATAGTaatttacaatatcataaacttGCGATGATCAAATCTAGCAATTTTCTTTTGACATTTGATGGTAAAAAGGACGCTGTTGATTTTCAAGTacataagcaaatgaaaaaagaaaacattgaaaataaacaaaagttgtatgcaattattgaaacaattatattttgcgGCAGACAAGAACTTCCATATAGAGGTCATAAAGACTATGGACGTTTAAGTTTAAATGAACCTGAAAATAATGATGGAAACTTTAGAGCATTATTACGTTTTAGAGCACGAAGTGGA GATGATATTCTCAAGTCGCATATCTTAAGTTCAGGTGctaaacaaatgtatactaGTCCCTTGATTCAAAATGagattataacattaattggatctattattcaaaattttataattaatagagttaaaaaatctattttttttactgttcttGCTGACGAAACCTCTGATGTGCAAGGTATTGAACAGTTTTCTTTATGTCTCCGGTATGTAGATGATGAACTAAATGAAGTTAGGGAAGACTTTCTAAAATTTGTTCCTGTTACTGATGTATCTGGAAAAGGTTTAGctgatacaataaaaaaagagCTCATGTATTTTGGACTTGATTTGAAGAACCTAAGAGGGCAAGGCTACGATGGAGCTGCGGCTATGAGCGGTGCATTTAATGGAGTCCAggcattaatattaaaagaatatcCATCAGCTATTTATACACATTGTTTGTCACATTCTCTCAATCTTGTGCTAAACGACTCGTCAAAGCTTCAAACTATTAGAAATACCATAGGAACAATAAGAGaagttagtacatttttaagagCATCGGTTAgaagaacaaatattttaaaatctaaattaataaaatataatttaaaatcgtcGAGATTGATGAACTACTGTGATACACGATGGGTCGAGAGACATGAAGCTATTGCACTGTTCAAAGATAATATGTTGCCCATTATAGCATCTCTAGAACAAATAATGACTGACAATAAATATGATGGTTCAATGGCTCGCTcattccataaaaaaatgtgcgatttgaatttattatcacTCTGTTTACTGTTGACAAATTGTTAG
- the LOC100162766 gene encoding protein sel-1 homolog 1 isoform X1: MKERLLQWFVLVMVIASVVGGEKRNSKDDEDDSYDLRTNDVDEHDDATNRMLQLINNAAMKIVDAPDLSKEKSSDQSQEQLKTEDLDATDNLQLVKFPTVGLFNYWADMSNDDISVQHMKIDDDIDDDIDVTDWKEPVRDPPSSSREEEAEQLYQAGLKKLKSTLGDHLDAYEYFYRAQTLDHEEAKAKFAFALLFGLKYTQNIPKAYEIFNELSKKGNPDAHLGMGFLYAVGLHLPVSQPKALVHYVMAAVGGNVLAQLALGYRYFAGATVAYSCEKSLEYYRAVANNVANELSLSGGPLVQRIKLMEEMDNPNYNSGIVDSDLLDYYKMLANKGDAQAQVGLGQLYLQGGRGVPIDIQTAYYYFQRAAENGNGLAYGFLGKIFLEERDDVKPDYEKAHEYFYKAAKLKNPVGQSGLGYMYLHGLNVAQDYSEALNWFTLAAEQGWVEGHLYVGIIYYKGLGVKRDYKLAVKNFGLASKSGNLLAYFNMAQMHASGIGVLRSCTTALELFKNVAERGKWGGYLMHAYNSYKENQFEESFVLYSFLAEMGYEVAQSNTGFILDRGDVNIWETEKERYVRAMMYWSRSAAQGYAAAQLKLGDYHYYGLGTKIDFELAANHYRQASEQHHNAQAMFNLGYMHEMGLGMEQDIHLAKRCYDMAAETSLDAKVPVFLALTKLNLFHMVNDYYTEFLNFINVLSNDVAEPMGFNWDLYLIAVLFALLSYIIYLRRPNRQPQNV, from the exons ATGAAGGAACGATTGTTACAATGGTTCGTTCTCGTAATGGTGATTGCCTCTGTTGTTGGCGGAGAGAAAAGAAATTCTAAAGATGACGAGGATGACAGTTATGATCTAAGGACCAACGATGTAGATGAACATGATGATGCTACCAACCGTATGCTGCAGCTCATCAATAATGCTGCCATGAAAATTGTTGATGCTCCAGATTTATCAAAG GAAAAATCTTCTGATCAGTCTCAAGAACAATTAAAAACAGAAGATTTAGATGCCACTGATAATTTACAGCTAGTTAAATTTCCAACAGTTGGTTTGTTTAACTACTGGGCAGATATGTCAAATGATGACATTAGTGTACAACATATGAAAATCGATGATGATATTGATGATGACATTGATGTTACGGATTGGAAGGAACCAGTTAGAGATCCTCCGAGTTCGTCCAGAGAAGAAGAAG CGGAACAATTATATCAGGCtggtttgaaaaaattgaaatcaaccCTTGGTGATCATTTAGATGCTTATGAATACTTCTACAGAGCTCAAACATTAGACCACGAAGAAGCAAAAGCAAAATTTGCTTTCGCTCTCTTATTTGGCTTGAAATACACTCAAAATATTCCCAAAGCATATGAAATATTCAATGAATTATCAAAAAAAGGAAATCCAGATGCTcatttg ggTATGGGCTTCTTGTATGCTGTTGGATTACACCTTCCTGTGAGTCAGCCAAAAGCACTTGTACATTATGTTATGGCTGCAGTAGGCGGTAATGTATTGGCCCAATTAGCATTGGGATACCGATATTTTGCTGGAGCCACAGTGGCATATAGTTGTGAAAAGTCATTGGAATACTATCGAGCAGTTGCAAACAATG tgGCAAACGAGTTATCTTTATCTGGTGGACCGCTCGTGCAACGTATAAAGTTAATGGAGGAAATGGACAATCCAAATTATAATAGTGGAATTGTAGATTCTGATTTGTTagactattataaaatgttagcTAATAAAGGAGATGCTCAAGCtcaa GTTGGATTAGGCCAGTTATATTTACAAGGTGGTAGAGGTGTACCAATCGATATACAAactgcttattattattttcaaagagCTGCCGAGAATGGTAATGGTCTTGCATATGGTTTTCTTGGAAAG ATATTTTTGGAAGAGCGAGATGATGTTAAACCTGATTATGAAAAAGctcatgaatatttttataaagctgcaaaattgaaaaatccagTTGGTCAGAGTGGTCTTGGTTATATGTATTTGCATGGTCTCAATGTAGCTCAGGATTATTCAGAAGCCTTAAATTGGTTTACCCTGGCTGCTGAACAAGGTTGGGTTGAAGGACATTTATATGTGGGAATCATCTATTACA AGGGATTGGGCGTAAAACGAGATTATAAATTGGCAGTTAAAAATTTTGGCTTGGCATCTAAATCTGGTAATCTGTTGGCTTACTTCAATATGGCACAAATGCATGCATCTGGTATTGGCGTACTGCGTTCCTGTACAACTGCTTTAGAG ttattcaaaAACGTCGCAGAACGTGGTAAATGGGGTGGATATTTAATGCACGCTTACAATTCATATAAAGAAAATCAATTTGAAGAGTCGTTTGTTTTATATTCTTTCTTGGCTGAAATGGGGTATGAGGTAGCACAAAGCAATACTGGTTTCATATTAGATAGAg GAGATGTTAACATCTGGGAAACTGAAAAAGAACGCTATGTCCGTGCAATGATGTATTGGAGTAGATCAGCTGCTCAAGGGTATGCAGCGGCACAGTTGAAACTGGgagattatcattattatggtcTCGGGACCAAAATAGACTTTGAGCTAGCTGCTAATCATTATCGACAGGCATCTGAGCAACATCACAATGCCCAGGCAATGTTCAATTTGGGTTATATGCACGAAATGGGCTTAGGAATGGAACAA GACATCCATTTGGCAAAACGATGTTACGATATGGCTGCAGAAACTAGTCTAGATGCAAAAGTGCCTGTATTTTTAGCCTTAACTAAACTTAATCTATTTCACATGGTAAACGATTATTACACT gaatttctaaattttattaatgttcTTTCAAATGATGTTGCTGAGCCAATGGGTTTCAATTGGGATTTATATTTGATAGCCGTACTGTTTGCATTACtttcctacataatatatttgcgaAGACCTAATAGGCAACCACAAAATGTGTaa
- the LOC100162766 gene encoding protein sel-1 homolog 1 isoform X2, producing the protein MKERLLQWFVLVMVIASVVGGEKRNSKDDEDDSYDLRTNDVDEHDDATNRMLQLINNAAMKIVDAPDLSKEKSSDQSQEQLKTEDLDATDNLQLVKFPTVGLFNYWADMSNDDISVQHMKIDDDIDDDIDVTDWKEPVRDPPSSSREEEAEQLYQAGLKKLKSTLGDHLDAYEYFYRAQTLDHEEAKAKFAFALLFGLKYTQNIPKAYEIFNELSKKGNPDAHLGMGFLYAVGLHLPVSQPKALVHYVMAAVGGNVLAQLALGYRYFAGATVAYSCEKSLEYYRAVANNVANELSLSGGPLVQRIKLMEEMDNPNYNSGIVDSDLLDYYKMLANKGDAQAQVGLGQLYLQGGRGVPIDIQTAYYYFQRAAENGNGLAYGFLGKIFLEERDDVKPDYEKAHEYFYKAAKLKNPVGQSGLGYMYLHGLNVAQDYSEALNWFTLAAEQGWVEGHLYVGIIYYKGLGVKRDYKLAVKNFGLASKSGNLLAYFNMAQMHASGIGVLRSCTTALELFKNVAERGKWGGYLMHAYNSYKENQFEESFVLYSFLAEMGYEVAQSNTGFILDRGDVNIWETEKERYVRAMMYWSRSAAQGYAAAQLKLGDYHYYGLGTKIDFELAANHYRQASEQHHNAQAMFNLGYMHEMGLGMEQDIHLAKRCYDMAAETSLDAKVPVFLALTKLNLFHMEFLNFINVLSNDVAEPMGFNWDLYLIAVLFALLSYIIYLRRPNRQPQNV; encoded by the exons ATGAAGGAACGATTGTTACAATGGTTCGTTCTCGTAATGGTGATTGCCTCTGTTGTTGGCGGAGAGAAAAGAAATTCTAAAGATGACGAGGATGACAGTTATGATCTAAGGACCAACGATGTAGATGAACATGATGATGCTACCAACCGTATGCTGCAGCTCATCAATAATGCTGCCATGAAAATTGTTGATGCTCCAGATTTATCAAAG GAAAAATCTTCTGATCAGTCTCAAGAACAATTAAAAACAGAAGATTTAGATGCCACTGATAATTTACAGCTAGTTAAATTTCCAACAGTTGGTTTGTTTAACTACTGGGCAGATATGTCAAATGATGACATTAGTGTACAACATATGAAAATCGATGATGATATTGATGATGACATTGATGTTACGGATTGGAAGGAACCAGTTAGAGATCCTCCGAGTTCGTCCAGAGAAGAAGAAG CGGAACAATTATATCAGGCtggtttgaaaaaattgaaatcaaccCTTGGTGATCATTTAGATGCTTATGAATACTTCTACAGAGCTCAAACATTAGACCACGAAGAAGCAAAAGCAAAATTTGCTTTCGCTCTCTTATTTGGCTTGAAATACACTCAAAATATTCCCAAAGCATATGAAATATTCAATGAATTATCAAAAAAAGGAAATCCAGATGCTcatttg ggTATGGGCTTCTTGTATGCTGTTGGATTACACCTTCCTGTGAGTCAGCCAAAAGCACTTGTACATTATGTTATGGCTGCAGTAGGCGGTAATGTATTGGCCCAATTAGCATTGGGATACCGATATTTTGCTGGAGCCACAGTGGCATATAGTTGTGAAAAGTCATTGGAATACTATCGAGCAGTTGCAAACAATG tgGCAAACGAGTTATCTTTATCTGGTGGACCGCTCGTGCAACGTATAAAGTTAATGGAGGAAATGGACAATCCAAATTATAATAGTGGAATTGTAGATTCTGATTTGTTagactattataaaatgttagcTAATAAAGGAGATGCTCAAGCtcaa GTTGGATTAGGCCAGTTATATTTACAAGGTGGTAGAGGTGTACCAATCGATATACAAactgcttattattattttcaaagagCTGCCGAGAATGGTAATGGTCTTGCATATGGTTTTCTTGGAAAG ATATTTTTGGAAGAGCGAGATGATGTTAAACCTGATTATGAAAAAGctcatgaatatttttataaagctgcaaaattgaaaaatccagTTGGTCAGAGTGGTCTTGGTTATATGTATTTGCATGGTCTCAATGTAGCTCAGGATTATTCAGAAGCCTTAAATTGGTTTACCCTGGCTGCTGAACAAGGTTGGGTTGAAGGACATTTATATGTGGGAATCATCTATTACA AGGGATTGGGCGTAAAACGAGATTATAAATTGGCAGTTAAAAATTTTGGCTTGGCATCTAAATCTGGTAATCTGTTGGCTTACTTCAATATGGCACAAATGCATGCATCTGGTATTGGCGTACTGCGTTCCTGTACAACTGCTTTAGAG ttattcaaaAACGTCGCAGAACGTGGTAAATGGGGTGGATATTTAATGCACGCTTACAATTCATATAAAGAAAATCAATTTGAAGAGTCGTTTGTTTTATATTCTTTCTTGGCTGAAATGGGGTATGAGGTAGCACAAAGCAATACTGGTTTCATATTAGATAGAg GAGATGTTAACATCTGGGAAACTGAAAAAGAACGCTATGTCCGTGCAATGATGTATTGGAGTAGATCAGCTGCTCAAGGGTATGCAGCGGCACAGTTGAAACTGGgagattatcattattatggtcTCGGGACCAAAATAGACTTTGAGCTAGCTGCTAATCATTATCGACAGGCATCTGAGCAACATCACAATGCCCAGGCAATGTTCAATTTGGGTTATATGCACGAAATGGGCTTAGGAATGGAACAA GACATCCATTTGGCAAAACGATGTTACGATATGGCTGCAGAAACTAGTCTAGATGCAAAAGTGCCTGTATTTTTAGCCTTAACTAAACTTAATCTATTTCACATG gaatttctaaattttattaatgttcTTTCAAATGATGTTGCTGAGCCAATGGGTTTCAATTGGGATTTATATTTGATAGCCGTACTGTTTGCATTACtttcctacataatatatttgcgaAGACCTAATAGGCAACCACAAAATGTGTaa